Proteins from a single region of Segatella copri:
- a CDS encoding arylsulfatase: MANNYQPFNRSLLAMAALQALPLSLFAQNTPPNILFILCDDMGYGDLACYGQPYIHTPNIDRMAQEGMRFTQAYAGSPVSAPSRATLMTGQHTGHTHVRGNKEYWRGVPMVKYGNNEEYSVVGQEPYDPQHKILPEIMKDKGYRTGVFGKWAGGYEGSVSTPDKRGVDEFYGYICQFQAHLYYPNFLNRYSRAMGDTAVVREVMEQNIQHPMFGKDYFKRKQYSARIIHDKALEWIDSQDKEHPFVGFLTYTLPHAELAQPEDSILENYQRQFFTDKTWGGWEDSRYNAAVHTHAQFAGMITRLDQYVGEIFAKLKEKGLDRNTIVIFTSDNGPHEEGGADPEFFGRDGKLKGLKRQCYEGGIRIPFIAWWPEHIKAGAVNDTQFAFYDLLPTFCDLAGIRNFAKRYTNRKLAGDGFDGISIAPTLLGKDAEQKHHDYLYWEFHETDQIGVRKGDWKLVVVKGEPRLYNLASDIHEDHNVAAEHPEILSELLAAIRKEHRDSKDFEITLPKF, encoded by the coding sequence ATGGCTAATAATTATCAACCTTTCAACCGATCTTTGCTGGCGATGGCTGCCCTACAAGCCTTGCCGCTATCTCTCTTCGCCCAAAACACCCCGCCCAACATTCTCTTCATACTGTGTGACGACATGGGATATGGCGATCTGGCTTGTTACGGCCAACCTTATATCCACACACCTAATATAGACCGGATGGCGCAGGAGGGGATGAGATTCACCCAGGCTTATGCCGGTTCTCCCGTCTCGGCTCCGTCGAGAGCTACCCTCATGACGGGTCAGCATACGGGACATACACATGTGCGTGGAAACAAGGAATACTGGAGAGGTGTGCCAATGGTAAAATATGGCAACAACGAGGAGTATTCTGTCGTAGGACAGGAACCTTACGACCCGCAGCATAAGATTCTGCCCGAAATCATGAAGGACAAAGGATATAGAACCGGTGTATTCGGGAAATGGGCTGGCGGATATGAGGGTTCGGTTTCTACTCCCGACAAGCGTGGCGTGGACGAATTCTATGGCTATATCTGCCAGTTTCAGGCTCATCTTTATTATCCTAACTTTCTGAACCGCTACAGTCGTGCAATGGGAGATACAGCGGTGGTAAGAGAGGTGATGGAACAGAACATCCAGCATCCGATGTTCGGCAAGGATTATTTCAAGCGCAAGCAGTATTCGGCCCGCATCATCCACGACAAGGCACTGGAATGGATTGACAGTCAAGACAAGGAACATCCTTTCGTAGGATTCCTTACCTATACCCTGCCGCATGCCGAACTTGCCCAGCCGGAAGACTCTATTCTAGAGAATTACCAGAGACAGTTCTTTACCGATAAAACCTGGGGCGGATGGGAAGATTCGAGATACAACGCTGCGGTTCATACCCATGCACAGTTTGCCGGAATGATTACCCGACTGGACCAGTATGTGGGCGAAATCTTCGCCAAGCTGAAGGAGAAGGGACTCGACAGGAATACCATTGTCATCTTTACTTCAGATAACGGGCCGCATGAAGAAGGTGGTGCTGATCCAGAGTTCTTCGGTCGCGACGGTAAGTTGAAAGGTCTGAAGCGCCAGTGCTACGAAGGCGGCATCCGCATACCATTTATCGCCTGGTGGCCTGAGCATATCAAGGCAGGAGCGGTGAACGATACCCAGTTTGCCTTTTACGACCTGCTGCCTACTTTCTGCGATTTGGCTGGCATCAGAAACTTTGCCAAGCGTTATACCAACAGAAAGTTGGCTGGTGATGGTTTCGACGGAATCTCTATCGCTCCTACCCTTCTGGGCAAGGATGCAGAGCAGAAACATCACGATTACCTGTACTGGGAATTTCACGAAACCGACCAGATTGGCGTGAGAAAGGGCGACTGGAAACTGGTGGTAGTAAAAGGCGAGCCGCGGCTCTATAATCTGGCTTCCGATATCCACGAAGACCATAATGTGGCGGCAGAACATCCTGAGATTCTTTCCGAACTCCTGGCTGCCATCAGAAAGGAGCATCGAGACAGCAAGGATTTCGAAATTACGCTGCCAAAGTTCTGA
- a CDS encoding IS1182 family transposase, whose translation MAKIQIKSETRHELSFFPNSFDDYVPKDSKVRMVDRIVRSMDINPLMDTYDGIGAPPYSPKMLLSLVVFAYINGVYSCRGIADALKYDVRYMWICGGKQLSFATINRFRSHHMIKCIDFYFDAVVAILFEKGVISLEEQYVDGTKIESKANKYTFVWKKTVEKNRAKLLEKTSAALAQIKEQIRLNGGSDIREEDSEPATFAKDVERSARLCERQVKNLPKAKLTGREKQKLNTQIDHLFKASDKLREYEKSLDILGERNSYSKTDPDATFMRLKEDAMNNGQTKPAYNLQIATENQYWTNFALYPNPTDTLTFKPFLDKYKKRHGKQSKSVTADSGYGSEENYEYLEMEEMMGYVKYNWFHKEQHKPFKEDAFNQANFYYNRDDDYYVCPMGQHMEPCGQRQTKSDSGYVSVITLYRAQRCDGCPLGSLCKKSKGNRTIYVNHKLNAYKKEAFLLLTSEEGLKHRSQRPIEPEAVFGQMKADMHYKRFRHFGMDKVYMDLGLFGMGFNLKKYLGIKR comes from the coding sequence ATGGCAAAGATACAAATAAAATCTGAAACTCGGCACGAATTGAGCTTTTTTCCTAACTCTTTCGATGATTATGTGCCAAAAGACAGCAAAGTTCGTATGGTGGATCGTATAGTTCGCAGTATGGACATCAACCCTCTCATGGATACCTATGATGGGATTGGTGCTCCTCCTTATAGTCCGAAGATGCTTCTAAGTTTAGTTGTTTTTGCCTATATCAATGGCGTTTATTCCTGTCGTGGCATAGCGGACGCACTTAAATACGATGTTCGCTATATGTGGATTTGTGGAGGTAAGCAATTATCTTTCGCAACAATCAACCGCTTTAGATCCCATCATATGATTAAATGCATCGACTTTTATTTTGATGCAGTCGTCGCCATATTGTTTGAAAAGGGCGTGATTAGTCTGGAGGAACAATATGTTGATGGTACTAAGATAGAGTCGAAAGCAAACAAGTACACGTTTGTATGGAAGAAGACTGTGGAAAAGAACAGGGCTAAGCTCTTGGAAAAGACATCTGCTGCATTGGCTCAGATAAAAGAACAAATTCGCCTGAATGGCGGGAGTGACATTAGGGAAGAAGACAGCGAGCCAGCCACTTTCGCCAAGGATGTAGAGAGAAGTGCACGTTTGTGTGAGAGGCAAGTGAAGAACCTTCCTAAGGCAAAGCTTACAGGAAGAGAGAAGCAAAAGCTAAATACTCAGATAGATCACTTGTTCAAAGCCTCGGACAAACTGCGCGAGTATGAAAAATCACTGGATATACTGGGCGAGAGAAACAGTTACTCCAAGACTGATCCCGATGCGACCTTCATGCGCCTCAAGGAAGATGCCATGAACAATGGGCAGACAAAGCCTGCCTATAACCTTCAAATTGCGACAGAGAATCAATATTGGACGAATTTCGCCCTTTATCCCAATCCAACAGACACCCTGACCTTCAAGCCTTTTTTGGATAAGTACAAGAAAAGACATGGAAAGCAATCCAAGAGCGTCACCGCAGACTCAGGGTATGGCTCGGAGGAGAACTACGAGTACCTAGAGATGGAAGAGATGATGGGTTATGTAAAGTACAACTGGTTTCACAAGGAACAGCATAAGCCTTTCAAGGAGGATGCCTTCAACCAAGCGAACTTCTACTACAACAGGGATGATGACTATTATGTCTGCCCCATGGGACAACACATGGAACCTTGTGGACAACGGCAAACGAAAAGTGACTCCGGCTATGTGTCTGTCATTACATTATATAGAGCACAACGATGTGATGGATGTCCGCTTGGAAGTCTCTGCAAGAAATCCAAAGGCAACAGAACCATATATGTCAACCATAAACTGAATGCATATAAAAAGGAAGCCTTCCTGCTACTAACGTCTGAAGAGGGCTTGAAACACAGAAGCCAGCGACCGATAGAGCCGGAAGCTGTATTTGGGCAGATGAAGGCAGATATGCATTATAAGCGATTCAGGCATTTTGGAATGGACAAGGTTTACATGGATCTAGGATTGTTCGGAATGGGATTCAATTTGAAGAAATATTTGGGTATAAAACGATAA
- a CDS encoding RagB/SusD family nutrient uptake outer membrane protein: MKQNRIFNSIKVASFCSMMVLTATSCSDDFFDVKNPNEISSSTFWKTESDALMALTGCYDAMQNGDLNNDYIDGGKFGFLTRETCTDNGGHSWGNWMLGSSIAQGTSTANDQCFSKYWNANYELIKRCNALLENVDEISMSDDKKAAFKGEAIALRALGYCNLVSVFRDVPYLEKPLTLAECQPARNTKEEIATKVLADLKKNIPNIPVKGKAGKGRLTQEAAYAIMGRLALFTKHYDEAIEAYNHVIGKYSLFTYGDGSDGYKNFSELFTEKNEECDEVILGIHYAGPGKNEGQTFSISWGGPMNAVEATRNLCDDYYCIDGLPIDKSPLFKGKTGKAAYDKENPDFARYENRDPRLKGTLFVPGMKWLNDVYNYPKEGGKKIPSVSQVAIMKWFVPENMANEYDGSLDYYVIRYAEVLLSLSEAMIEKGGYSQEQITKYINEVRERVHMPKVEAVEGNGLSTEQLRQIVRHERRVELAFEDLRFADLYRWGEWKDAIERMNKEYETYGMGDYSRSYRGSQDDVWPIPQNEIDTDLNLKQHKEWGGE, translated from the coding sequence ATGAAACAGAATAGAATATTCAACTCTATAAAAGTTGCGTCATTTTGCAGTATGATGGTGCTTACAGCAACATCTTGCTCTGACGACTTCTTTGATGTAAAAAACCCTAATGAGATTTCTAGTTCAACCTTCTGGAAAACTGAGTCAGATGCCTTGATGGCGCTTACGGGTTGTTATGACGCTATGCAAAATGGCGATTTGAACAACGATTATATTGATGGTGGGAAATTTGGTTTTCTCACCCGTGAAACTTGTACAGACAATGGTGGACACTCTTGGGGTAACTGGATGCTCGGTTCCTCTATTGCACAGGGAACATCAACAGCAAACGATCAGTGTTTCTCTAAGTATTGGAATGCGAACTATGAGCTTATCAAGCGCTGCAACGCATTGCTCGAGAATGTTGATGAAATCAGTATGAGCGACGACAAGAAGGCTGCTTTTAAGGGTGAAGCTATAGCTTTGCGTGCTCTCGGATATTGTAACTTGGTTTCAGTATTCCGCGATGTACCTTATCTCGAAAAGCCATTGACATTGGCTGAATGCCAACCTGCCCGAAATACAAAAGAAGAAATTGCCACCAAAGTTTTAGCAGACCTCAAGAAAAATATTCCTAATATCCCTGTTAAGGGAAAAGCAGGTAAAGGTCGACTTACACAAGAAGCAGCATACGCTATCATGGGGCGTTTAGCTCTCTTTACCAAGCACTACGATGAAGCTATTGAGGCATACAACCATGTAATAGGTAAATACAGCTTGTTCACCTATGGTGATGGTTCTGATGGATATAAGAATTTCTCTGAGCTCTTCACAGAAAAGAATGAGGAATGCGATGAAGTAATCTTGGGTATTCATTATGCAGGACCTGGAAAGAACGAGGGTCAGACCTTCAGTATCAGCTGGGGTGGTCCGATGAATGCAGTTGAGGCTACTCGAAATCTCTGTGATGATTATTATTGCATTGATGGTCTGCCTATAGATAAATCACCCTTGTTCAAGGGTAAGACAGGCAAAGCAGCATACGATAAGGAAAATCCTGATTTTGCACGTTATGAGAATCGTGATCCTAGGTTGAAGGGAACTCTCTTTGTTCCTGGTATGAAGTGGCTCAACGATGTATATAATTATCCTAAAGAAGGTGGCAAGAAAATTCCTTCTGTTTCTCAAGTTGCCATTATGAAATGGTTCGTACCTGAGAATATGGCAAATGAGTATGATGGTAGTCTTGATTACTATGTAATCCGCTATGCAGAAGTTCTCCTTTCTCTTTCTGAAGCTATGATTGAGAAAGGTGGATATAGCCAAGAGCAGATTACCAAGTATATCAATGAAGTACGTGAACGTGTTCATATGCCAAAGGTTGAGGCTGTTGAGGGTAATGGTTTGTCAACCGAACAACTTCGACAGATTGTTCGTCACGAACGTCGCGTCGAGCTTGCTTTTGAGGATCTTCGCTTTGCAGATCTCTACCGCTGGGGCGAATGGAAGGATGCTATCGAACGTATGAATAAAGAATATGAAACATACGGTATGGGAGATTATTCCCGTTCTTACAGAGGGTCTCAGGATGATGTGTGGCCAATCCCACAAAATGAGATTGATACCGATCTCAACTTAAAGCAACATAAAGAATGGGGAGGAGAATGA
- a CDS encoding SusC/RagA family TonB-linked outer membrane protein: protein MQQQSSCSGNVKDSNGEPIIGATIRIEGSNGGTVTDLDGNFTLKDVKMGVKITISSIGYKTKTIIWNGGSIRATLLEDSNMLQETVVVGYGVQKKANLTGSVSAITSKDIEGVPVANTATLLQGRMTGVNITMNGAQAGNDNPEIRVRGVGTFGNSNPMVLIDGVEGTLSQLSDISPADIENISILKDAASAAIYGVRAANGVILITTKKGSAGSVKVNYGGSYSIQSATVLPKFLNSYDWAIMRNETNPGSYDQAALEKLKNGSDPDHYANTDWMDEIMQTGHMQQHSLSVSGGSENVQFMTSINYSDQKGIMKETGVRKLGFRSNVNSKYKRFSFGLNIAGNFNDVTAPGKNVAGEGGVMRLISWFARPTVPSRYTNGHYGYVDGSNKDAEAFKNPLEAINLGYNKNNAWRFNGKATIGIDIYDGLKFQTSYAYTFYNKATKSYSPSDIDARYDAEGNMLKVGSVNNQLTDYRYRETMWTNENLLTYNKRFGLHTINALAGHSIIGYDEEGLTASKQGFPTNNIYELDGGTKNPNTGGNAGAYRLQSFFGRIQYDYDNKYLFEFNVRHDGSSRMPKSHRYATFPSVSLGWVFTSEKFMEEQSKWLFGKLRFSWGKLGNQEIGNYPYTATYAASGNYYFDQSGTPQAGLIQNSVPNENIKWETTRSVNIGIDLGFFNNKVTTSFDWFDRKTSDILMQLSMPGTFLGLLSAPYQNVGEVRNRGWEWSANYQDHRGDFGWYAGFNVTHVKNEILYMGGLDERISGETINRVGDAIGSYYAYKAIGIYRTEADLNRTNSKGEKIKQNGIEPKLGDIMYQDTNDDGNITPDDRVIIGNPFPKYSFGFNIGGSWKNFDLSTLWQGVTGIYRYNWESTSDWQGNRTDRWLDRWSESNPNGSMPRLGYNFNDTFSSFWLSKADYLRLKNLEVGYTFDQLAKWGVSKVRVYFAATNLLTLTSLDNYDPEKTSGDSRNDIHPNMKSVSFGVNINF, encoded by the coding sequence ATGCAACAACAGAGTTCCTGCAGTGGTAATGTTAAAGACTCTAATGGAGAACCTATCATCGGTGCTACAATCAGAATCGAAGGGAGCAACGGTGGTACTGTAACTGACCTTGATGGTAATTTTACCCTAAAAGACGTCAAAATGGGAGTTAAAATTACAATTTCTTCCATCGGCTACAAGACAAAGACTATAATATGGAATGGCGGTTCTATCCGTGCTACACTGTTAGAAGACAGCAACATGCTTCAGGAAACTGTAGTTGTAGGTTATGGAGTTCAGAAAAAAGCAAACCTTACAGGTTCTGTATCGGCAATCACATCTAAAGACATCGAAGGTGTGCCAGTAGCAAACACCGCTACCCTATTACAAGGAAGAATGACAGGTGTCAACATTACAATGAATGGTGCCCAAGCTGGTAATGATAATCCGGAAATTAGAGTACGTGGCGTAGGAACATTTGGTAACAGTAATCCTATGGTTCTCATTGATGGCGTAGAAGGAACATTAAGTCAACTCAGCGATATTTCACCTGCAGATATTGAGAATATTTCTATTCTGAAAGATGCCGCATCTGCCGCTATATATGGTGTACGTGCAGCAAATGGCGTAATCCTCATTACAACAAAGAAAGGTTCAGCCGGATCTGTAAAAGTAAACTATGGAGGAAGTTATTCTATCCAGAGCGCAACTGTTTTACCAAAGTTTCTCAACAGTTACGATTGGGCCATCATGCGTAATGAAACTAATCCTGGTTCTTACGACCAAGCTGCGCTTGAAAAGTTAAAAAATGGCTCTGATCCAGACCACTATGCTAACACAGATTGGATGGATGAAATCATGCAGACAGGTCACATGCAGCAGCATAGTTTATCGGTATCAGGTGGTTCTGAAAATGTACAATTTATGACATCTATTAACTATTCTGACCAAAAGGGTATAATGAAGGAAACTGGAGTACGTAAACTAGGCTTCCGTTCCAACGTCAACTCTAAATACAAAAGATTTAGTTTTGGGTTAAATATAGCAGGAAATTTTAATGATGTAACAGCCCCAGGAAAGAATGTTGCTGGTGAAGGAGGTGTAATGCGATTGATTTCATGGTTTGCACGCCCAACTGTACCTTCACGCTATACCAATGGCCATTATGGTTATGTAGATGGTTCTAATAAAGATGCAGAAGCGTTTAAAAATCCATTAGAGGCTATCAATCTTGGATATAACAAGAATAATGCATGGCGCTTTAACGGAAAGGCAACCATTGGTATTGACATCTATGATGGTTTAAAATTCCAGACTAGTTACGCATATACATTCTATAACAAAGCGACAAAAAGCTACTCACCTAGCGATATAGATGCACGCTATGACGCAGAAGGAAACATGCTGAAAGTAGGGTCTGTAAACAATCAATTAACTGATTACAGATATCGTGAAACCATGTGGACTAATGAAAACCTTCTTACCTATAACAAGCGTTTTGGTCTTCATACAATCAATGCATTGGCAGGTCATTCTATTATTGGCTACGATGAAGAAGGTTTAACTGCATCTAAGCAAGGTTTCCCTACCAACAACATCTATGAGCTAGATGGTGGAACCAAGAATCCTAATACAGGAGGTAATGCCGGTGCTTATCGCTTACAGTCATTCTTTGGACGTATACAGTACGATTATGACAACAAATATCTCTTCGAATTCAATGTTCGACATGATGGATCTTCACGCATGCCAAAATCACACCGCTATGCAACATTTCCTTCTGTATCATTAGGTTGGGTCTTCACCAGTGAGAAATTTATGGAAGAACAGAGCAAGTGGCTCTTCGGTAAGCTCCGTTTTTCTTGGGGAAAGTTAGGTAATCAGGAAATCGGAAATTATCCTTACACTGCAACCTATGCAGCAAGCGGCAACTACTATTTTGATCAGAGTGGAACTCCTCAGGCTGGTCTTATACAGAATTCAGTTCCAAACGAAAATATCAAGTGGGAGACTACACGCAGCGTGAATATTGGTATTGATCTCGGATTCTTCAACAATAAGGTAACCACCTCATTCGATTGGTTCGACCGCAAGACTTCTGATATTTTGATGCAGCTTTCTATGCCAGGTACGTTCCTCGGATTATTGAGTGCTCCTTATCAGAATGTTGGTGAAGTTCGTAACCGTGGTTGGGAATGGAGTGCTAACTATCAAGACCACCGCGGTGACTTTGGCTGGTATGCAGGTTTCAATGTAACCCATGTAAAGAATGAAATTCTCTATATGGGCGGTTTAGATGAGCGTATCAGTGGTGAAACCATCAATAGAGTAGGTGATGCTATTGGTTCTTATTACGCTTATAAGGCTATCGGCATCTATCGTACAGAGGCTGATCTCAACCGAACTAATTCAAAGGGTGAGAAGATTAAACAGAATGGTATTGAGCCAAAATTGGGTGACATCATGTATCAAGATACTAACGACGATGGAAATATTACACCAGACGACCGTGTGATTATCGGTAATCCATTCCCTAAGTATTCATTCGGTTTTAATATCGGAGGATCTTGGAAGAACTTTGATCTCTCAACACTTTGGCAGGGAGTTACTGGAATTTACCGCTATAACTGGGAATCCACTAGTGACTGGCAGGGTAACCGCACAGATCGCTGGTTAGACCGTTGGTCTGAAAGTAATCCAAATGGTTCTATGCCACGCTTGGGTTATAACTTCAATGATACATTCTCTTCATTCTGGTTGTCAAAAGCAGATTACTTGCGCTTAAAGAACTTAGAGGTAGGGTATACATTCGACCAGCTTGCAAAATGGGGTGTATCCAAGGTTCGTGTCTACTTCGCAGCAACCAATCTGCTCACACTCACTTCTTTAGATAACTACGATCCAGAAAAGACCAGTGGAGATTCACGTAACGATATCCACCCTAACATGAAGAGCGTATCATTCGGTGTTAATATTAATTTCTAA
- a CDS encoding glycoside hydrolase family 16 protein, which yields MKSRLILTLFIITSTVVMADSKKEKTIFLDEFNSSESIPNPKVWKLAEYLNVAWARHFKNVNEYENVKVENGYLKLKASKDDGLYKTGGIHTIKGFGKNTRVEVKARLTKRARGAFPAIWQMPIGGEIWPRSGEIDLMEWIQKTPDEFYQTVHTYYINGDTGSAGVTNPNRDSNFDVTQFHVYAAERTDEAVIFYVDGKETFRYKNMNLPKEKLQFPFCDYNFDIILNCSLGGVLNGQPTWAGIIHDEDLPVELWVDWVKVIECE from the coding sequence ATGAAAAGTAGATTAATTCTAACACTGTTTATCATCACTTCAACAGTTGTTATGGCTGACAGCAAGAAAGAAAAGACAATATTTCTTGACGAGTTCAATAGTTCTGAATCAATTCCTAACCCAAAAGTTTGGAAACTTGCAGAATATTTAAATGTAGCCTGGGCGCGACATTTCAAGAACGTAAATGAATATGAAAATGTGAAAGTAGAGAATGGCTATCTCAAACTTAAAGCAAGCAAAGACGACGGCTTATATAAAACAGGTGGTATCCATACGATAAAGGGGTTTGGCAAGAATACCCGAGTAGAAGTAAAGGCAAGGTTAACCAAACGGGCTCGCGGTGCATTCCCTGCTATTTGGCAGATGCCAATTGGAGGAGAAATCTGGCCTAGAAGCGGCGAAATAGATTTAATGGAATGGATACAAAAGACTCCAGATGAATTTTATCAAACAGTACATACGTATTATATTAATGGAGATACTGGCTCTGCAGGGGTAACCAATCCTAACAGAGATTCCAACTTTGATGTTACACAGTTTCATGTATATGCAGCAGAAAGGACTGACGAAGCTGTAATATTTTATGTAGACGGAAAAGAAACTTTCAGATACAAGAATATGAATCTGCCAAAAGAAAAGCTGCAATTTCCGTTCTGCGATTATAATTTTGACATAATTCTAAACTGTTCCCTAGGAGGTGTGCTTAACGGGCAGCCAACTTGGGCAGGCATAATACACGATGAAGACTTACCAGTTGAATTGTGGGTAGACTGGGTAAAAGTCATAGAATGCGAATAA
- a CDS encoding ROK family transcriptional regulator, translating into MKVDLIKYISKINEKPSAQGKLLEQFISHGASTIPEISKAIGVSLPTTTSALNELIKEGLAREIGKKDNSSGRIPMVYDLVPTAGYFIGVNPEMNCLALAASDFAGNLITEKTRVPYVYKNSPENLEEISRIINEFIESLPVSREEILQVCVNVAERVNPVQGNAYNMFTFLKESLTDKLTQLIQLPICIENDTRSMAFAELIKGQCKGLKDVIFVNVCWGIGIGIIIDGKLYYGKSGYSGEFGHMTAYNNNIICHCGKIGCIETEVSGRALKRKLVEKIKEGKTSILSERVLKKNEDLSLQDILDAIAKEDVLSLATLQYIADELGKQLAGVINIFNPEMLVIGGEMSVTGDYLTLPVKMGIKKFSLNIMNEDSKIVTSSLKGLAGITGACLIARYRFLNDNKQT; encoded by the coding sequence ATGAAAGTCGACTTAATAAAATATATTAGTAAGATAAACGAAAAGCCCTCAGCTCAGGGCAAGCTCCTGGAGCAGTTTATCTCTCACGGAGCCTCCACCATCCCAGAGATATCGAAGGCTATCGGAGTTAGCTTACCGACAACAACAAGTGCCCTCAACGAGTTGATAAAAGAAGGACTCGCCAGAGAGATTGGAAAGAAAGACAATTCTTCGGGACGCATCCCGATGGTTTACGACCTCGTTCCAACAGCAGGCTACTTCATCGGTGTCAATCCTGAGATGAACTGCCTGGCACTTGCAGCAAGCGACTTCGCAGGCAATCTGATTACCGAAAAAACAAGAGTGCCTTACGTATATAAGAACTCTCCAGAAAACCTGGAAGAGATAAGCAGAATCATCAATGAGTTTATCGAAAGCCTTCCTGTTTCAAGAGAAGAAATACTTCAAGTTTGCGTGAATGTGGCTGAGCGCGTGAATCCTGTACAGGGAAATGCCTACAACATGTTCACCTTCCTGAAAGAATCATTGACCGACAAGTTGACCCAGCTCATACAGCTACCTATATGTATCGAGAACGATACCCGGAGCATGGCTTTCGCTGAGTTGATTAAGGGACAGTGCAAAGGCCTGAAAGACGTCATCTTCGTGAACGTATGCTGGGGCATCGGAATCGGAATCATCATCGACGGCAAACTCTATTACGGAAAGTCGGGATATTCTGGCGAATTCGGTCACATGACTGCCTACAACAACAACATCATCTGCCACTGCGGCAAGATAGGTTGCATAGAAACAGAGGTTTCGGGCAGAGCACTCAAAAGGAAGCTCGTCGAGAAGATAAAGGAAGGAAAGACTTCTATCCTCTCAGAAAGAGTACTGAAAAAGAATGAAGATCTATCACTCCAGGATATTCTGGATGCCATAGCAAAGGAAGATGTACTTAGCCTTGCCACACTGCAGTACATAGCAGACGAACTTGGCAAGCAGCTGGCAGGAGTCATCAACATCTTCAACCCTGAAATGCTGGTCATCGGAGGAGAAATGTCGGTTACAGGCGATTACCTCACACTACCGGTAAAGATGGGCATCAAGAAATTTTCTCTCAACATCATGAATGAGGATTCTAAAATCGTTACCTCAAGCCTGAAAGGCCTTGCAGGAATCACGGGAGCCTGCCTGATAGCAAGATACCGGTTTCTAAATGACAATAAGCAAACATAA
- a CDS encoding ROK family protein, which yields MEYDVKSLVIGLDLGGTNSVFGIVDGDGEIIATVSIKTQAFQRVEQYVEESVKAVMQIVEQVGGMEKIRAMGIGAPCGNYYKGTIENAANLVWAKGIVPLADMFAEKLGIPVAITNDANAAAMGEMKYGAAVGMKNFVELTLGTGVGSGIVANGQLIYGCDGFAGELGHMVVDPDGRPCGCGRKGCLETYCSATGVVRTTLAMLEASTVATELRNIPREEITSYVVYKAAMAGDTLAQEVFRQTGTRIGKACAEIATFLSPEAFIFFGGLAQAGDLLFRPIEEAYNEHVLSLYKGKAKFLMSGLDGAKAAILGAAAMASEL from the coding sequence ATGGAATACGATGTAAAGTCTTTAGTGATTGGTTTGGATTTGGGTGGCACCAATTCCGTTTTCGGTATCGTTGATGGGGATGGAGAAATAATAGCTACCGTCTCAATCAAGACCCAGGCATTCCAACGCGTGGAACAATACGTAGAGGAATCGGTAAAAGCTGTGATGCAGATAGTAGAACAGGTAGGTGGTATGGAGAAAATTCGTGCCATGGGCATTGGTGCGCCTTGTGGTAACTACTACAAGGGAACCATTGAAAATGCGGCAAACCTGGTATGGGCTAAGGGCATTGTACCGCTGGCTGACATGTTTGCAGAGAAACTGGGCATTCCGGTTGCTATTACCAATGATGCAAATGCGGCTGCTATGGGAGAAATGAAATATGGTGCTGCGGTTGGCATGAAAAACTTCGTAGAACTCACTCTCGGAACAGGCGTAGGATCGGGTATCGTGGCTAACGGGCAGCTGATTTATGGTTGCGACGGTTTCGCCGGTGAGTTGGGACACATGGTAGTGGATCCTGACGGTAGACCATGCGGCTGTGGCAGAAAGGGCTGTCTGGAGACCTACTGTTCGGCTACAGGCGTGGTCCGTACTACCTTGGCCATGCTCGAAGCATCAACCGTGGCAACTGAGCTGAGAAATATTCCAAGGGAAGAAATTACATCTTATGTGGTTTATAAGGCTGCCATGGCAGGAGATACACTGGCACAGGAAGTGTTCAGACAAACCGGTACAAGAATCGGCAAGGCCTGTGCAGAGATAGCTACCTTTCTGAGCCCGGAGGCTTTTATCTTCTTCGGAGGATTGGCACAGGCTGGCGATCTCCTCTTCCGTCCTATTGAAGAAGCATATAACGAGCATGTGCTCTCATTATATAAAGGTAAGGCTAAGTTCCTGATGAGCGGACTGGATGGAGCCAAGGCTGCCATCCTGGGTGCTGCGGCAATGGCATCTGAACTCTAA